The nucleotide sequence TTGGTTGCAATTTTTGTGAAAAAAGAAATATATTCTGCTTTGCAGGAGGAATAAGTTGAAAACTCTACTGATTGTTGACGATGACGACAATATAAGACTGCTGATGCGGGATGAATTCTGTGATCTGAATTACAATGTTATTACAGCCGTAAACGGTGAAGAAGCTCTGATAAGTTTTAGCGAAGAGGATGTTGATCTCGTTATACTGGATTTGCGCATGCCTAAGCTTGACGGTGTGCAATTCCTGGAGAGAATCAGAAAAACGAGCAAAGTACCTATTATCATATATACCGCAAATCCCGGTGCTTTCAATGTTGGTGATTATGAAAGTGTTGAAATGCTTACCAAATCTCCCGATACCGGAAATCTTTTGAAATTAGTTGAAACAACACTCAATGTTTGACAGAGATAAGTACAATTTATTCCTGAAAACAAAAAATTTCGGCAGAAATCTGCAGGTGTTTGATTCGCTGCAGTCCACTAATACCTATGCACTTGAACATAAGTGCCCTGTATTTTCTGCAATAACTGCGTCAAGGCAAACATCAGGCAGGGGCAGAAGCGGGCGTAGATGGGCTGATTTTGAAGGGGGAAACTTATATTTTACTTTAATTCTGCCGAAAATCGAGGGTGACCGTATACTTCCACTCAATATTTTAGCCGGTTTTGCCATGTGCGATGTTTTAAGAACTTATTTTAAATGCTACTTAAAATGGCCTAATGATATTGTATATGCGGGTAAAAAGATTGCCGGTATTTTAATTGATACGAAATTTAACGGGAATAAACTTGCAAAAATTGTTCTGGGCATCGGGGTTAATGTAAATGCAGAAAAGGTAAACAAGATTATCCCTACGGCTTCCTCAATAAAGGACGAAACGGGAAAGGATGCCGAACTGGAAAAAATTATGGCTTTATTCATGAACACATTCGAGGATTACTTCAGCAGGTTTATGAATGATGAAATAAATATTGAAAAATTATGGTACGATTATTCAGCTCATCTGAACTTACCTGTCAATATTCATATCGATAATAAAAAGACGGAAGTTCTTGAAAAAGGTATCGATTCAAATGGTGCCTTGATTGTTGCAGAAAAATCAGGTAAACTGACAAAAATTTACTCTGGTGACATAGGCTATGATTTTTGCCGTTGATATTGGCAACACCAACATAGTATTCGGGATTTTTGATAAGCAGGGCAATCTTGCAGGAAATTGCAGGTTAACAACCGATTCCATGAGAACAACCGATGAGTATGCTGCCACTATTATGCTTCTTCTTAAAAACAGGGGAATAGACTTTGATCAGCTGAGCGGAATGGTTATTTCCAGTGTTGTGCCGCCGCTTGTTTACACTTTTACTAAACTTGCCCGCAAATATTTTGATATTGAACCCATAGTTATCGGCCCCGGTATAAAAACGGGGGTACCTGTTAAATTTGAAAACCCCAAGGAAATTGGTGCTGACAGAATTGTGAATGCGGCTGCTGCGATTAAATATTATAAGGCGCCTTGTATCGTTGTTGATTTTGGAACGGCCACAACTTTTGATGTTGTGAACAGAAAGGGTGAATATATCGGAGGGGTTATCAGCCCCGGTATAAAACTTTCTGTAAATGCATTGCATTCAAAGACGGCGAAGTTGCCGGAGATTGAAATAGAAAAATGCCGGAAAGTTGTGGGAAACAGTACAACTTCATCGATGAAATCCGGAGTGTATTTCGGTTACCTCTCAATGATAGACGGCATAATAGAAAAAATTATTCAAGAGCAGTTTGAAGGCAGTTCAGTAAAGGCTGTGGCTACGGGAGGTTTAGGAAGCATTTATATTGATGAATCAAAATATATACAAGAATATGAACCCAATCTTACACTATACGGGCTGAGGTTAATTTATGAAAAGAATAGCGCTTAGTTTATTATTGATTTTCGTTATACTGGGCTGTGCGGCAAAAAATGATAATGCTTTTCAGTCGCATTACAAAATGGGGCTTGCTTATCTGAATACAGATAAGGATTATATGGCAATCAGAGAGTTTGAAAAGGCACTGAAATATAAACCAAACGATGCCAAAACACACTATGCAATTGCCACTTTTTACCTGAAGCATAACAAGTTGCTGAAAGCACAGAAATATTTAGAGAGGGCTATTGAACTGGACCCTTCCAACTCCGACTACCATAATGCATATGCTTCCACATTGGCTTCTCTTGGAAATGTTGAAAAGGCTGTAAAACAATGGAAAATTGTGCTCGAAGATCCCGGATATCCAAATCATGGAATGATTTATTACAACATGGGGTATTCCCTTTATGGAAAAGGGCGTTACGACAGAGCACTGGAGTATTTTAAGAGGGCAGTGGAAACCAACCCCCGGTTCATGTCTCCATATATGTATATGTACAGAATTTATAAAAGCTGGGAAGAGCATGATAAGGCGATAGATATTTTGAAAAAGGCGTTAAAGAGAAACCCTGTTTTTCTTCCAGCAAATCTTGAGTTGGGCAAGTATTATTACAATCAGAACAAATATGAACAGTCTGCAAAAGTTATGGAAGAAATTATAGAACTGCAGCCTGACAGTGAGGAAGCAAAAACAGCCGCTTCTTATCTGAAAAAAATGGGGCTTTATTATGAGTGATTTAGGTCATTTTCTCAGTGAGAAAAGAAAAGAGCAGGATAAGAGTATAAAGGATGTATCAAAAGCAACGTTGATAAGTAAGGCGGCAATTGAAGCTATTGAAAGCGGTGATTTTGACAGTCTCCCTTCATATGTACATTGCTACGGTTTTGTGAAAAAATATGCGGAATATCTCGGATACACATACGATGATGTTAAAAGTCTTTTTGAATCGGAATGCAAAAAGGAAGATTTTCAGGTTCAGGAGGCTCAGGAATCGGAGGAGGATTATTCTTCTGCTGATTCGAAAAGAAAATTTCCAGTATTTGCCGCTGTTTTTCTCCTGCTTATTATTGGGGGAATTCTTGCATACATATTTGTACCCTCTGATTCCACACATAAGGAAATAAGACTGACAGAGGGCAATGCAGGGCTTGTTACGGATAACAGGGCTTCGGAAAATAACACTGACTTAAATGAAAGCAAAGCCTTTCCGGATGACAATATTTCTTCGGAAAAAATTGCGGGTGAAAAGGAACAAACGCCGAAAACAGACAACCAGTCATCAATTACAGAAAATGCAACTGAAAGTGACGGGAAAGCTAAGGATAATGAAATCACTCCTTATGAGATAACGCAGGAATTAAATAAAGAGAAAAAAGTTGTTGAAAAGAAATATAATGTATCGCTGGATTTTTCAGATACTTGTTGGGTTCATGTGAATATAGATAATGAAAAACAGTTGGATTTTATAGCTGAAGGTGGTTTGACCAAAACCATAAGCTTCAGTGATTTTTTTATTATAGATATTGGAAACGCCGCAGCAATAACCATTTCACATAACGGCGATATTTACAGAAATCTCGGAGGGTGGCGGGAACCGGTAAAGAATCTCAGATTTACAATGGATAACGGCACGTTAAAATATTCAAAAATAGAAAATTAATTTTCAGAATACCTATTGCATTTTATTAAATCATGTGTATCTTCTTTAAAAAGACAAAAAAGGTGTTATTATGCGAATGGAAGTGGGCATTTTTGCAGGGGAATCTTTACTGTTAAATGAAGTTATTACTGCAATAGAGGGACAGATGCCTGAGGTTAGCATTAATGTTTATGCAGAAAAAGAGAAAATGCCTGTTTTGCAGTCGGAAGTTCCTTCAGCTCAAATGGAAGAATTAAGTCAGTTTGGCGATGAAGATGTTCTCCTGGTTCTGCCAGGCGGTGACAGTCTGGCCGGCAATGCCGGTGATTTTGACGGCAGCGTTATTGATGCAGCAGGATACTATTCTGAGGATGTTGATATCTGTAAAGTTCTAAATCCGGTGGAGTATATTCTTAACTCTGTGTGTGATGACATTGATGAAATTAAGGGCGTATGCAGTCTGCCTGCTGCTGTTTTCGGCAAAGACGGTGTTGATGATTTGATAAACCAGACAAGACACCTTTTGGCTTTCTCAGACTATAACAGTAAGGTTATTGATTTTAATCTGGGTTTCAATGTTGCAACAGAAGGCAACACCCTTTTTGATAAATATTTGACAAATATAAAGGATGAAGTAAGAAAAAATTTTATTTTTAGGTTGCTACCTGTTTCAACAGGACTTATATTGGACATTTGTGGCAATACAGAAAATGTTGCAGGCGAAGATTTGTACGGGAAAACGGGGAACCTGGCAGATATTATAGCCAATGAAGGGTTGGTTTTCAGAAAAGAGAATAACGGTATGGTAACCGTTTATGGTGACTATCTGCATATTTATACAAAGCAGATATTAGATGAGCTAAAAAAACTGTGATGTAAGGAGAGCGATTTATGGTCTATATGGATAATGTTGCCGGAACGAAACCTGATAAACGAGTTATTGATAAGATGATCCCTTTTTATACGGAAAAATACGGAAATCCCAGTGCACATTTTTATCCTCTGGGCAGGGAAGCTTTTGAGGCAATTGATGAGGCAAGGGGATATGTGGCTGATCTTATAGGTGCTGAGAATGATGAGATTATTTTTACATCCTGCGGCACTGAGTCGAATAATCTTGCTTTAAAAGGTGTTTTGGGTACTGATAGAATAAAAGAAAAAAAACATATAGTTATAAGTGAAATAGAACATTTTTCCGTACAGAATGTATGCATAAAATTAATGAACGAGGGCTATGATATTACAAAAGTAAAAGTTGATGAAAATGGAAAGATAGATATGAATGCTCTGGAGAAAGCTGTAACCCCCGAAACTGCACTTGTATCGGTTATGCATACTAACCCTGAGATTGGAACTGTTCAGGATTTAAGAAAAGTAGGTGAGATTTGCAGGAAAAATGAGGTTCTTTTTCATACCGATGCTGTTGCAGGAGTGGGTCATGCAGAGATTGATGTAAATGAATTCGGATGTGATCTGCTGAGTCTTGCAGGCCAGAATTTTTACGGTCCCAAAGGATCTGCAGCACTTTTTGTTAGAAACGGAGTGAAGATAAACCCTCTTTTTGACGGCGGGTTTCAGGAAAAAGGTATCCGCAGCGGCTCTGAAAATGTACCGGCCATTGTAGGTCTGGGCGAAGCAGCACGCATTGCAAAGGAAGAAATGGGCGAATATGTACCCAGGATGAAAAAATTGCAGGAAAAGTTGTGGAATGGCCTTGACGAAATGTTCGACTTCATACACTTTACTGGAGACAAGAACGATAGGTTACCCGGTCATGTCAGTTTTTGGATTGAATATATAGAAGGCGAATCACTCCTTTTATGGTATTCGCTAAAAGATGTATACGGGGCAAGCGGTTCGGCATGTTCCTCAAATATCCAGGCTGAGGACGAGGATGAGCTGGAAGCCTCTCATGTGCTGACGGCAGTAGGTGTTCCCAATGATATTTGTGCCGGTTCACTTACATTTTCCATGTCAAAGTACAATACTGAGGATGAGGTGGACAGAGTTCTGGAGATAACACCGGAGATTGTTAATAAACTCTGTGAAATGTCACCATATTATAACAAATAGCAGGAGGAAATTATGGCAAAAGGACCATACAGTGAAAAAGTAATGGAACATTTTATGAATCCCAGGAATATGGGTGAAATCGAGGACGCCAGCGGAGTGGGTGAAGTAGGTAACCCTGCTTGCGGGGATGTTATGAAACTTTTTCTCAAAATCAATGACGATGGAGTTGTTGAGGATGTGAAATTTAAAACATTCGGCTGTGGTGCAGCGATTGCTTCGAGTTCTATGGCAACGGAGCTCCTGAAAGGGAAAACAGTGGAAGAAATTCTTGAGCTTACCAATAATGCTATTGTTGAGGCTCTTGAAGGTCTGCCGCCGGCAAAAATCCACTGTTCTGTAATGGCTGAGGAAGCTATTGAAGCTGCTCTTAAAGATTATTATGAGAGAGTGGGTAAAGATCCGAAAATTGTTGACGAAATAAAAGAAAAAATTAAAAATAAAGAGACAAATCAGGAGGTTTAAGATATTATGAAAGAAAGAGTTGAAGAAGTGCTCCAAAAGGTGAGACCGTCTCTTCAGGCAGACGGTGGCGATGTAGAGCTTATTGACGTTAGTGATGAAGGTGTGGTAAAGGTGCAGTTGACAGGAGCCTGTGGCAGCTGTCCTTTCAGCACTATGACTTTGAAACACGGAATAGAAATGCGGCTTAAAGAAGCTATTCCTGAGGTGAAGGAAGTCGTTGCTCTATAAGGAGAGAATATGAATAAATGGAAATGTACTGTATGCGGCTACATTTATGAAGGCGAAGAACCGCCTGAAAAATGTCCTGTATGTAACGCGTCTAAAGAAAAATTTGAAGAAGTGAAATAACTTATTATAGAGAGACTTTTTAAGTCTCTCTTTTTTATTTGATTATGTTTAATTTTAAAATAAATCCCTGGATGTACCTTTTTATTACATTTGCGCTTTTTATCATAGCGGGTACATTCCTTTTAAAAATGCCTTTTGTAAAGCATACCGAAGGTCTTTCTTATATCGATGCATTGTTTACTGCCACTTCAGCTGTCTGTGTTACAGGCCTTATTGTGGTGGACACGTCTGGTTTTAATTTCTGGGGACAATTTTTTATTATGCTTATGATGCAGGTGGGAGCAATAGGAATCATGACATTGACTTCGTCGTTGCTGCTTTTTTTGCGCGGTGAGCTCGATTTTTCCAGAAAATTTATGGTTGCCAAAATAACTGACAGTAAAAGCATACAGGAAGCTGAAAAAGTACTAATTATTGTTGTTATTTATACATTTGTAATGGAGTTTGTGGGTTTTTTGGTTCTGAGTTACGGTTTTTTTCTGGACGGCTTTGCTTTGAAAGATGCAGCTTATTACGGCTTGTTTCATGCTGTTTCGGCGTTTTGTAATGCAGGTTTTTCCACATTTGACAGCAGCCTTGTCGGCAGTAACAGTATTGTAAAGATAACAACGATGTTTCTTATTGTTTTTGGTGGGTTAGGTTTTTATGTGATCTATAATATTTTTATGACGCTTTTTTCCAATGAGAGAATAAAAGTGCACACTAAAATTGTTATTTACACTACATTTGCGTTGATTATCTCAGGGACTTTACTGATTTTTATGCTCGAAAAAGGCACGTTGAGTGTTATTGACAGTTTTTTTCAAGCCATTACAACGAGAACCGCCGGTTTTAATACAGTAGAAATAGGCAGTCTTCATGTTGTTACGCAGTTTTTGATGATTGTATTTATGATTATCGGAGCATCTCCGGGGTCAACCGGTGGCGGTATAAAAACTACGGCTTTTTATATAGCTGTTGTTTCAATGTATAGTATACTGAGGGGCAACAAAAGAGTTGTGATATTCAACAGAAACATAGCTTTGATTAATATACTTAAAGCATATGCACTTATATCCATGTACATATTTTTTCTTGTAATAGCAACGCTTTTACTCCTTTATTTCGGGGACTTCACCTTTATGGATACCCTTTTTGAAGTTACGTCCGCATTAGGAACGGTGGGGCTTAGCTTAGGTATCACCGGCGAATTAGGTATTTTCGGCAAATTAATTATAACGGCCTGTATGTTTCTGGGCAGAATCGGGCCTGCTACATTGATAACTATGCTTTTACTGAAAGAAAAAACTTCGAAACTGACTTACCCGGAAGAAAAAATAATACTGGGGTGATATATGAGTGAAAAAAATTATGCAGTAATCGGTTTGGGTATTTTCGGTTACAGACTTGCAGTAGAACTGTTTGAACTTGGCAATAACATTCTGGCTGTGGACAGAAACCGTAAACTTGTTGAGCAGATAAAAGAGAAGGTTACGGAAGCTGTTGTCGCCGATGCTTCGGACTATGATGCATTAGAGGAATTAAAAATACAGGATTTTAAGACGGTTATCGTGGGTATGAGTGACAACCTTGAACAGCTGATCTTATGCGTTACCAATCTTAAAAAACTTGGAGTTGAAAGAATTATCGCTAAAGCTAACAGGAAAATACATGAGGAAATTCTCCTGAAAATCGGAGCAGATGAAGTTGTGCTGGCGGAAAGAGAGATGGCTGAACGTCTGGCACACCGAATCAGCAGACCTGATATATTAAAAATAATTGATGTGGACAGTGAAGTAAAGCTGGTTAATGTGAAACTGGGCAAAAAATTTGCCGGAAAAACTCTGAAAGATCTTAAGCTGCGTGAAAAATACAATATAAACGCTATACTTTTCAAACGTAAAGATAATCCAATAAAATTAATTACCGATCCGGATATAAAATTTCAGGAAGATGACGAGCTGTATGTAGCAGGCAATGAGGAGGATATATACAAAATCTTTTAGAAAGAGGAGAAGGGGAACTAAGCCCCTTCAGTCCGTTTATCCTTCCATAACAGAGAGACCAAAGCTGTTGCCCCAGTTGTATGCTTCCTGAAGCTCATCTTTGCTCGGTGTCATTTTAAATTTTAGCGAAGGCTGTGGTAGTTTCATCCGCATTGTTTTTAAAATATCCTCACTCATTTTGACACCTTCGCCACTCCAGCCAAATGAGCCGAAAGCACCTGCATTTCTGCCCGAAACATTCAGTGCAACCAATTGTGCAAATAGGTTAAAGATAGGTTTGGGCGCTTTGGCATTTATCGTTGCAGTGCCCACAAGCAGACCGTGAGAAATTTCAATTTCATCAATAATATTATTGATATCGTCACCGGCAGCATCAAACATTTTAACTTTTACCCCTGATTCTTCCACACCGGCTTTTATTTTATCAGCCATGAGTTTGGTATTTCCATACGCGGAAGCATATACCATGGTAATCTGTTTTTCCGGGTTATTCCTGTAATATCTTTCGGCTTTTTCTTTGTAAAAACTCAGGTAGTAATCAAGATTCTCCCTTAAAATCGGACCGTGAGAAGGGCAGACAATGTCAATTTTTAACGGTTCAATCTTTTTCAATGCCCTCAATATGTGTTCTTTATAGGGGCGCATTATTGAGTTATAGTAAAATTCAAATGCTCCTTTCGCTTCTTCTTTGTTTTTTAATTGGTCGTTAAATATATTATCAGGGCAGTAGTGTGCGCCTAAAAAATCACAAGGGAAAAGTATATTGTCTTCCTCTAAATATGTAAACATCGTGTCAGGCCAGTGCAGAAAGGGAGTATGAAAAAATTTCAATGTCTTGCCGCCAAGATCTATTGAATCTCCGTCTGTTACTGAGCGTCCGTCAAACTCAGTATTTACTATATTTTCGACAAAAGTTTTTGCAGTCTTTGAGTAAATAACCTGCATGTCGGGGTTTATTTTCAGAAGCTCCGGTAAGGCTCCCGAATGATCCGGCTCATTATGGTTGAGTATTATATAGTCTATTTTTTCAATGGGGGTAATCTCTCTTATTGTGTTGAGATAATCATCTGTGAAAACAAATTTGTTGGCTTCCACGAGAGCTTTACTTTTTGTACCTTCAATAAGGTAACTGTTGTACGTTGTTCCGTGTTTTGTTGGTATTACAATGTCAAAAACTTCCAGGTCGGGATCGTATACTCCGACCCAATGTATATTGTCTTTTATCTTTACCGCTTTCATTTTGTCCTCCTATAAAAAAAGCCACCTTCTGGTGGCTTATCTTAACTTAGTACTTAGTCTTCATAAGGCTCGAAACTGCTTTTTGGAGCTCCGCATTCAGGGCATACCCAATCTTCGGGTACATCTTCCCATTTTGTGCCCGGCTCCACCCCGCTGTCCGGATCACCTTCTGCTGGGTCGTAAATATAACCACATATTGTGCATATGTATTTCATAGCCACCTCCTTAGCTTATTATTTTTATTATAAAAACAATTTGCAGTCAACTTCTATTTTATAAAGCTCTTTTGTTAAGCAAACTTGAGTAATTAATTTTCAAAAATCTGTATAGTTGGCAGTTCTTATTATTTCTAAAGAATGATTGTTTAATTTTTTGAGTTAGTATGGAGACAACAAATTTATCGTAATAAACACTTTTAAAATGTGGGGGGGTGATTTATCCAGAGAACTTCCGTGACTTCATCAGAAGGATTTTTCCAGCTGTGCGGATGATTGGATTTATATAAAGCCGAGTCACCTTCATCCAAAAGAAAGCTTTCGTTCTCAACTGAAACCTCCAACTGCCCTTTCAAAACAATTACAAACTCTTCACCTATATGGGAATGGCTCTCCTTGCCGCTGAAAGCACCCGGTTTTAGATACATATACAGTGCTTCCAGTTCCGTTTCGGAGAATTGCGGACGCAGCAGCTCATAAGTGACCTTTGATTTAGGGTTAACCATTTTGTTGCGCTCATTCCTTCTTACGACAACTTTCTGATTGGAGTGGGGATCGTCAAAGAAATACATCATGTTGACCTCCAAAGCGTCTGCAATTTTCTTCAGTGAAGAAATTGTGGGGGACACGAGGTCACGTTCAATTTGAGAGAGAAATCCCAGTGAACAGCCGGACAGTTTGCTTAGCTGCCTTAGTGTCAATTTTTTGCTTTGTCTCAGGCCTAGTATCTTTTTACCGATTGTCATAAGTTCAATTTATTAAACAAACAAACAAATGTCAAGCTAAAAGGATTGACAACTTGAATTGCAAGATTAAGTATCTTGTTTGTTTTATCCCTTTGAGTGTTTCTTATTGTGAACTTTCTGATAATTAAATTAAAGAGAAAGCATTAAGTTATTCGTGCAAATATTTGTCATACAGGTCAAGAGCTTTGAATAATGTGTTTTTCTCAGTTTTAGGAATTGGGTAGCACCAGCCGGAGGTTGGTATATATATTGTGTATCACAAATTTATCGGTCTTCGACCGATGTTAGTGGAATACATTACTTTAGTCCCGCATGCTTGATAATACAGGGTTTCGAAATAAACTTTGCACCGCTGAAGCCGCGCTTCCTGAATTATTCAAAGCTCTCGGGTCGCATATAAAAAACTATTTTAGTTTGCTTCGGTTTCTGTTATGATAAAATG is from Flexistipes sp. and encodes:
- a CDS encoding potassium channel family protein, with the protein product MSEKNYAVIGLGIFGYRLAVELFELGNNILAVDRNRKLVEQIKEKVTEAVVADASDYDALEELKIQDFKTVIVGMSDNLEQLILCVTNLKKLGVERIIAKANRKIHEEILLKIGADEVVLAEREMAERLAHRISRPDILKIIDVDSEVKLVNVKLGKKFAGKTLKDLKLREKYNINAILFKRKDNPIKLITDPDIKFQEDDELYVAGNEEDIYKIF
- a CDS encoding biotin--[acetyl-CoA-carboxylase] ligase, with product MFDRDKYNLFLKTKNFGRNLQVFDSLQSTNTYALEHKCPVFSAITASRQTSGRGRSGRRWADFEGGNLYFTLILPKIEGDRILPLNILAGFAMCDVLRTYFKCYLKWPNDIVYAGKKIAGILIDTKFNGNKLAKIVLGIGVNVNAEKVNKIIPTASSIKDETGKDAELEKIMALFMNTFEDYFSRFMNDEINIEKLWYDYSAHLNLPVNIHIDNKKTEVLEKGIDSNGALIVAEKSGKLTKIYSGDIGYDFCR
- a CDS encoding rubredoxin-like domain-containing protein, whose amino-acid sequence is MNKWKCTVCGYIYEGEEPPEKCPVCNASKEKFEEVK
- a CDS encoding TrkH family potassium uptake protein, translating into MFNFKINPWMYLFITFALFIIAGTFLLKMPFVKHTEGLSYIDALFTATSAVCVTGLIVVDTSGFNFWGQFFIMLMMQVGAIGIMTLTSSLLLFLRGELDFSRKFMVAKITDSKSIQEAEKVLIIVVIYTFVMEFVGFLVLSYGFFLDGFALKDAAYYGLFHAVSAFCNAGFSTFDSSLVGSNSIVKITTMFLIVFGGLGFYVIYNIFMTLFSNERIKVHTKIVIYTTFALIISGTLLIFMLEKGTLSVIDSFFQAITTRTAGFNTVEIGSLHVVTQFLMIVFMIIGASPGSTGGGIKTTAFYIAVVSMYSILRGNKRVVIFNRNIALINILKAYALISMYIFFLVIATLLLLYFGDFTFMDTLFEVTSALGTVGLSLGITGELGIFGKLIITACMFLGRIGPATLITMLLLKEKTSKLTYPEEKIILG
- a CDS encoding response regulator produces the protein MKTLLIVDDDDNIRLLMRDEFCDLNYNVITAVNGEEALISFSEEDVDLVILDLRMPKLDGVQFLERIRKTSKVPIIIYTANPGAFNVGDYESVEMLTKSPDTGNLLKLVETTLNV
- the nifU gene encoding Fe-S cluster assembly scaffold protein NifU yields the protein MAKGPYSEKVMEHFMNPRNMGEIEDASGVGEVGNPACGDVMKLFLKINDDGVVEDVKFKTFGCGAAIASSSMATELLKGKTVEEILELTNNAIVEALEGLPPAKIHCSVMAEEAIEAALKDYYERVGKDPKIVDEIKEKIKNKETNQEV
- a CDS encoding RodZ domain-containing protein; amino-acid sequence: MSDLGHFLSEKRKEQDKSIKDVSKATLISKAAIEAIESGDFDSLPSYVHCYGFVKKYAEYLGYTYDDVKSLFESECKKEDFQVQEAQESEEDYSSADSKRKFPVFAAVFLLLIIGGILAYIFVPSDSTHKEIRLTEGNAGLVTDNRASENNTDLNESKAFPDDNISSEKIAGEKEQTPKTDNQSSITENATESDGKAKDNEITPYEITQELNKEKKVVEKKYNVSLDFSDTCWVHVNIDNEKQLDFIAEGGLTKTISFSDFFIIDIGNAAAITISHNGDIYRNLGGWREPVKNLRFTMDNGTLKYSKIEN
- a CDS encoding helix-turn-helix domain-containing protein — its product is MTIGKKILGLRQSKKLTLRQLSKLSGCSLGFLSQIERDLVSPTISSLKKIADALEVNMMYFFDDPHSNQKVVVRRNERNKMVNPKSKVTYELLRPQFSETELEALYMYLKPGAFSGKESHSHIGEEFVIVLKGQLEVSVENESFLLDEGDSALYKSNHPHSWKNPSDEVTEVLWINHPPTF
- a CDS encoding type III pantothenate kinase — encoded protein: MIFAVDIGNTNIVFGIFDKQGNLAGNCRLTTDSMRTTDEYAATIMLLLKNRGIDFDQLSGMVISSVVPPLVYTFTKLARKYFDIEPIVIGPGIKTGVPVKFENPKEIGADRIVNAAAAIKYYKAPCIVVDFGTATTFDVVNRKGEYIGGVISPGIKLSVNALHSKTAKLPEIEIEKCRKVVGNSTTSSMKSGVYFGYLSMIDGIIEKIIQEQFEGSSVKAVATGGLGSIYIDESKYIQEYEPNLTLYGLRLIYEKNSA
- a CDS encoding FprA family A-type flavoprotein — translated: MKAVKIKDNIHWVGVYDPDLEVFDIVIPTKHGTTYNSYLIEGTKSKALVEANKFVFTDDYLNTIREITPIEKIDYIILNHNEPDHSGALPELLKINPDMQVIYSKTAKTFVENIVNTEFDGRSVTDGDSIDLGGKTLKFFHTPFLHWPDTMFTYLEEDNILFPCDFLGAHYCPDNIFNDQLKNKEEAKGAFEFYYNSIMRPYKEHILRALKKIEPLKIDIVCPSHGPILRENLDYYLSFYKEKAERYYRNNPEKQITMVYASAYGNTKLMADKIKAGVEESGVKVKMFDAAGDDINNIIDEIEISHGLLVGTATINAKAPKPIFNLFAQLVALNVSGRNAGAFGSFGWSGEGVKMSEDILKTMRMKLPQPSLKFKMTPSKDELQEAYNWGNSFGLSVMEG
- a CDS encoding cysteine desulfurase family protein, translated to MVYMDNVAGTKPDKRVIDKMIPFYTEKYGNPSAHFYPLGREAFEAIDEARGYVADLIGAENDEIIFTSCGTESNNLALKGVLGTDRIKEKKHIVISEIEHFSVQNVCIKLMNEGYDITKVKVDENGKIDMNALEKAVTPETALVSVMHTNPEIGTVQDLRKVGEICRKNEVLFHTDAVAGVGHAEIDVNEFGCDLLSLAGQNFYGPKGSAALFVRNGVKINPLFDGGFQEKGIRSGSENVPAIVGLGEAARIAKEEMGEYVPRMKKLQEKLWNGLDEMFDFIHFTGDKNDRLPGHVSFWIEYIEGESLLLWYSLKDVYGASGSACSSNIQAEDEDELEASHVLTAVGVPNDICAGSLTFSMSKYNTEDEVDRVLEITPEIVNKLCEMSPYYNK
- a CDS encoding NifU family protein, yielding MKERVEEVLQKVRPSLQADGGDVELIDVSDEGVVKVQLTGACGSCPFSTMTLKHGIEMRLKEAIPEVKEVVAL
- the rd gene encoding rubredoxin, coding for MKYICTICGYIYDPAEGDPDSGVEPGTKWEDVPEDWVCPECGAPKSSFEPYED
- a CDS encoding tetratricopeptide repeat protein, translated to MKRIALSLLLIFVILGCAAKNDNAFQSHYKMGLAYLNTDKDYMAIREFEKALKYKPNDAKTHYAIATFYLKHNKLLKAQKYLERAIELDPSNSDYHNAYASTLASLGNVEKAVKQWKIVLEDPGYPNHGMIYYNMGYSLYGKGRYDRALEYFKRAVETNPRFMSPYMYMYRIYKSWEEHDKAIDILKKALKRNPVFLPANLELGKYYYNQNKYEQSAKVMEEIIELQPDSEEAKTAASYLKKMGLYYE